Below is a window of Pochonia chlamydosporia 170 chromosome 7, whole genome shotgun sequence DNA.
CAACTGGTGCGAATGGAAAGCCCTTGCCTGGAGCTGGCCCAATTGCTGTTGTGGGCAGTCCTGAGGGCAACAGTCCAGTGATACCTTTGCCCGGTGCTAAGCCAGGCCAACCGCGGGTTACTCTGCCACCCACGGCACCAGGCAAGGCTCCTGTCATCGTGTATGGAGATATTGGTAGCCTGGGAGATTCTGATGCAAATACAGGTGTTCCAAATTCTGGAAGTATTGGTGGCTATCCTAACGAGCAGACACCTTATGGGACAACTGGTGGCCCAGGAATGGGTAACACCGGCCCCAAGGGTACTAAAGGCTCTAATGGTAATGGCCTAGGCACCGGCGGCGCAGGATCCGGAAATCCAGAAGGCGGAAATCGTCTGACCGGAGTATCAAGTAACGGGAAAACTGGCCCTGCGGCAGACACAGACAACGACGGACGCCCAGATCTCAGCCTTCAAGCCGGTACTCCAGTGGACATAAACAGAGATGGAAAGCCAGATACCGTCGTTGGGTCCAATGGAGGCATCGATACTGATAATGACGGCAAACCCGACGTTTACGTCTTACCAGATGGCTCTATAGATACGAACGGAGACGGGAAGCCAGATACTACAGTTCAGCCAGGTGGTCTCGTAGACACCGACGGCGATGGAAAACCCGACATTGCAGTCGGACCTCAAGGCCCGAAAGTTGATACAACTGGTGACGGCAAACCCGACACATTAGTTGGCCCTGGTGCCGGTGTCGACACGAATGGCGACGGCAAACCAGATACCATTGTTGATTCTAACGGCGGAGTTGACCTCGATGGAGATGGCAGGCCTGACATTAGTGTAAATCCCAACGGGGGCGTTGACACCAACGGGGATGGCACGCCGGACACCACCGTCGGACCAGGAGGAACCATCGATACCAATGGAGATGGTACGCCTGATGCCAATATCGGAGTTGGGGGAAGTGttggtggcgttgggggGAAGCCGCGTATCAATGCTGCTGGCAAGATCGACACGAATGGAGATGGGGTGCCGGACACGACTGTTGGCGGAAATGTTGATAGCAATGGTGACGGTGTTCCGGATATGCCTTTGGGGGCGTCTGGGGCGCCTAACAATGCTGCTGCGGGAAGTGGAAACGACAACTCTGGGGGGAATGATGGAAACTCTCCTGACAGTGCGGGAGGAAACAGCAATTCTCCTAATAATGCGGGTGAGAATGGCAATTCTCCTAATAATGAGGGAGGAAATGGCAATTCTCCTGATAATACGGGTGGTAATGGCGGCTCTCCTAGTAACTCTGGAGGAACGGGTAACTCGGGAGACAACAATGGGGGTACCGGTGGCTCACCTAACGAAAATGGAGGTGGTAATAACTCGCCAGACAATAACGGCGGAAATGGCAGCTCTCCTGATAATACGGGAGGAAGTGGTGGCCCTGCAGACACCGGTGACGGTACCGGTGACAACTCTGGAGACAATGGCGGTGCCAATGGATCCCCCAATGGAGtcgacaatggcaacggcaatACTGGCGGCGAGGGAGGTGGAAATCCTAGCTCCAGCGGCTCCACGGGGAATCCCGACACAGGGGCCAATGGAGCAAATGGCAATGAAGGTGGAAATGAAGGCAATAATAACTCTGCAGAGAACCCGGCGTCAGGCGGTGCCGGCGGTGACACGGGTGACGCCGGCAGCAACGGATCCGGAGGTTCTAATGGGGATGGTTCAGCTGGTGCGTccggcggtgatggaggtgaCAATGGAAGTGACCCTGGAAACAACGGCTCTGGAGATAACGGAGCGGCAGGGAACGCAGACGGCAACACGGGTGATAATACAGGAACGGGTaccaatggtgatggcggttCTAATGGGGGTGGTTCCGATGACAATGGTGCCGCTGGATCAGGTGGAGATAATGGAGGGACTTCTGGGGCCGGAGGCTCTGATGAAGGCTCTACCGATACTGGGAATGGAGGGAATGGAAGCGGTACGGACTCTGGAGCAGGAGGTTCCACTGGCGGGAGTGGCGGCGACTCGGGTACAGATTCAGGCTCTGGGGGCGCCAATGGAGACACAGGATCTGGTTCTGGAACTGAATCTGGAGGTGATAACGGAGCAAGCAATGGAGGCTCGGGATCTGGAGGTGATAATGGAGGATCTGGCTCCGCGGGTGGAAATGGAGAAGCAGCCGGCTCTGATTCCGGATCCGGAGGCGGCAGCGGCAATGATTCAGGTTCAGATTCAGGTTCTGGAGGTGGCGCCGACAGCACAAATGGTGGCTCAGGATCCGGCTCAGAcggatctggatctggaggcggcaatggcaacgggTCAGGTTCAGATTCCGGTGCTGGAGGTGGTGCTGGAGGTACAAATGGTGGCTCAGGGTCCGGTTCAGACTCCGCTTCTGGCTCTGGTGGAGGAAATGGAGGAGATTCTGGCTCTGACACTGGATCTGGCTCTGGAGGTGACGCCGGCGCAGGTGGCAGTTCTACTTCTGGTTCTGGCGGAGGCGAGGGCTCAGGATCCGATTCAGGTTCGGACTCGGGAGGAGGCAGCGGTGCAAGTGGTGGTGCAGGCGGAGGTTCAGGCGGTGACAcatctggttctggttctggttctggttctggaggtGACACTGGCGGTGCCGGCTCCGGATCAGGAGGAGACGCTGGTTCAGGCTCTGGGTCAGACGGTGGTGCGAACGGAGGCGCTGGTGGTTCAAGCGGTTCGGGTTCCGGAGGAGGCTCGGGCTCGGGATCGGGAGGCGGCTCCGGTGGTGGATCCGGCGGTGGATCCGGCGGCGGTAGTGCTGCAGGTTCCGGGGGTGGAAGCGGAGGAGGGAGCGGAGGGGGGAGTGGTagtggaggaggaagcaaTGGAGGAAGCGGCAGTGGTAGCGGCAGTGGTAACGGAGGAGgcagtggaagtggaagtggaagtggaagtggtggtggaagCGGTGGTGGTAGCGGTGGTGGCCTTTTCGGGTTCTCCTAAAGACCTCGCTCATGTACATATTCACCTTGCTATAAATTCTCGTCTGATGTCACTTGTGTATCTATTGAAGCtcgttcaacttcaacaagaGTTCGCTAGAAACTATGGTGAATTGGTGAGCAGTCATATTAACCAAGCATACGCCTAGCAGTATCCTCCTCATAACTCTTGTCAACAGATATAACTAAAgctatctctctgcatcaatgGAGCGTCTCTTTCGGCAGATATCCCGCAAAGCTCCTCAGCATAATGCTAGTCCAGGTCTCTAGATTGCCCAGCATCACGCACCAATCAATTTAAACAAACCACCCACGATCCGTACTATAATGTCACTTCAGAAACTCCATATGATTTGCCCGGCCTAACTATCAACACTATATGCGCAGTAATCACCATGCATTGCAACACTCCTTTAATAACTGAAATTTTCAGCCCGTCTATCTTCGTCAATCTAACTGGTGGAGTCAACTCAGCTGAGTCCTCCGGCAGGGAAACGGATCTCGATATGCACGCCACACAAGCTTATTTTTAACTCTCGCGCACTAAGGCattcttggcaatgacagcCATGAAGCCACAGACGCGGACGCCTCAGGGCAGATCCGTAAGATCGGACAAACATTATGCTGGCGATACAGCCACAGTCAATCCTGTTTCTACCAGACGTCTAATAGTCTTTCACTTACGGCAATCAAGATTCAGTTAGTCGCTTTGACGATCATCAGCCCTTTGGACCAAAAATAGGCTCTCTAACACAGCTCACTTCTTCTCCTACGCCCAGCATGACCGCCAAGCCACTTCAATCACTGTAACACAAGTTCCGAGTTCTTAACCAAAATCAACCCATCTGCAAGTCAGCAGATGAGCCACCGGCTCGTCGGCCATTTAACCTCCCAAATAAGCTTCATCGGACATGCTGACCCGACTCCACGACATCCCCTGCCCAAGAACACTCATCCACAGCCTACGCCTCCAAAACGTGAACCATCCCGCGAATTATATCCCCAGAAAACAAAGACCATCACCTACCCAAAGTAGATACCAGCGCGTACATCACACCAACCCTTTCCAACATGCCGCCACCAAGCTCATCTATATAAATCTCCCAAACCCATATATAAACCTCCCTCAACCACCGGTCCCTTCAATTTCTCCAGAACATCCCTaatctcaacttcaaagcATACCTAAAATGCGCTTCACCcacctcatcctcctcgcctcgACGGCCCTCGCCGCCCCCAACGAGCCCTGCTACGCCAACGGCCAAGCCGGCGTCTGCACAACCGACGCATCCTGCACCAAAGCAGGCGGCACCACCGTCAAGGGCGCCTGTCCCGCCGACGCCGCCAACATAAAATGCTGCTTCAAGCCCAAGTGCAACTTTGGCGCCGCCGGTAACTGTCGCTGGGCGTCCGACTGCGCTGGCAGCTCCGTGGGCAACCTGTGCCCCGGCCCAAGCCAGATGAAGTGCTGTAACAGCAAGGCTACCGGGTTCGGCGGCTACAAGGCGCCCAAGATTCCTGCCCTCGGCGCCTGCAAGAAGAGTAGCGTGGAGGGGGCTAAGAAGATTGTTGCTGCGTTTCCCGGGAGGGTGAGGGAGATTGGGTGCGTGAGGAGCTGCAAGTGTCCTGGGACTTCGGACCATTGTTGCGGATTGGCGACTGATATGATGTGCTctgatgctggtggtgtaAGTCTCGACTCTGCCTTTCCCCTTGGCTCGTCTTACGCTGCCTTGTGCAGTTGACGGCTGGGCTGTATAATCGCCGGGACTGACATAGCTAACGGATGTAGGTGCCTACGCTCTCGGGCAAAGAGATTGCTGAATGGGTCATGCGCAACCGCAAAACTCTTAAGCTCAAGTACGTTATTTGGGGTCAAAAGATTTGGCATCCCGTCACGGATAAGAACCAGGAGAAGCCATGGGAGCAGTGGCGCACCATGGACAACAGAGGCGACGTAACTCAGAATCACTGGTATGTCCACTCCAGCAACAATGTTTTCGACCAAGGCTAACCTTTGTAGGGACCATGTCCATGTGAGCTACAATGCGTAAGGAGGCTTTTGCCATGTCGATAGTGTAGACACTTCGTGTATAAATATAAGAAAATTGTCATTTGCTGATAGCATGAGCCTGTTGCTTCTCTTGATGTACGATATACCTGTTAGACACACATCCAATATATACTTGTTATACACATGCGGCTCATCTAATACCCAAAATGAACCTTAACCCGACATATGAATCTCATCATAATTCGACATAACTCGTAACTGTCACACCCGTAATGCACTCATCACGCCCCAAACGCCTCGCTTACTGTCTCTCCTTCATCCGGAGTAAcagccatctccagcaactcGTGAGCTGCTTCCACAACCTCGCCTTCAATACCAGCCTCAATAACCAAATCCTCCTCTGCAAAAGCTAGACGGCCCAATGCTAAGAGATACCGTTGACTTCCGCCGTGGGACATGGACAGCTTCTGACTGACCTCTACAACATTAGCTGTGCTAGAATCTGTCACAAGCTTGTGTATTAAAAGCACACTTTGCGAAATAAGGCGATACAAATCTGCTGATGCCGTCGACTCAGGTAACTTCAGCGACTGCTTGAGAGAGTCTGGAAGAGGTGGGAGGATGTTAGGTGGAATTGGTTGATCGTACAGCTCGTCAATGGCCGCGCTCAAACATGCCACCAAGCGTGGAATGGCGTTTTCGTGAACCGCCAGTTGCAGCAACCCAAAGGGCGACAATGAGAATGCAATGAGTGTTCGTAGCGCCGTCAGCTTGATTGACCTTCTCTGCTTGGGAGACAGCGGGATTCGTGGATGCTCTGTCAACTTGGCAGAAACAAGTTCTATTATGGCTCGCGAAATGACGGCTGGCTCGACTTCTGCGCTGATGGGTCCTATGGATGTGGGCAGCACCGAGGTGGACAGCAATTCAAGCATGCCCATGACATCACTTGGCTTCTGCTTTGGAGTCAAAAGCAAATATACCATTTCCATGGATATCAACGCCCAAAATCCATTAGACGTATACTCGAAGCCGTTATCCGTCTCGATTGGCGTCATCGAACATGATAGTGCGGATGCATATAAAAGACCCAGCAGCCGCTTCGTGTCAATGTGCTCTTCCAAGAAACCATACTCGGTGCTATTGGACAGATTGCCATCTGGGAGCCGTCGTCTGGCATCCGCCAATGTGAGGATAGTGGATTGAGCAATAGGCACCAAATTTGGCACCACTAACGGTGCCACAGAGGTTGTGTGAAGATCAAAAGTAAATGAGATGAGAGACACGAGGTATTTTACCGGCTCCCAAAATTGCTCTTCGACGCATCTTGTCCATAAGGAGACCATGTACTCGGTGAAGTCGACCAATAGCTGCATGGGACGATAGGGGTTTCCCATCAGAGGTAACTTCTCGAAAATCATGGAAGCAAACGAGGTAGCTGGATCAGAGGGAAATGTGAACCGAGATAGTGTATCGAAGGTGGGCGGCTGCTGGTGAAATGAACCATGATCCAGCACAAGTTGAAGGAACTTAGGAAGACAATTAGCTCACGAAACCAAAACGAAAGCAATAAACATACTTCAAATGGGGCTGCTGGTGCCGCCACAACGACTGGATGAGAATCCTTTGGATTGTTCCTGCTGTCATCGCCCATAACGACATCCTCAGTAGAAGTTTCCAGAGCAGTAATAGGACTGTCCATGACGGGCCGCTTCCTTTTCCCCTTGCTAGGCGTACGCTCGCCAACATTAGCAGCTACAGAGCCAGTTTTGCCTCGCCCCTGACCCTTGCTGGGACTAACGGCGATGTCCATCTCGTCAAACCCGTCTGCGAATCCCCACGACTTGGCGGCCTTTTTCGGCGTGGTATTGATCCCCCCAACAATGGTGTCTCTTCTCCTGGCTCGGTCATTTACTTCCCGCATATCTCTCTGCAAAAACTGCAGTTCGGTGTTAGCTGTTTTTTCAGCCGCCACTGCAGCCTCCACGATCCTGGTTTGTTTGTCCAATTGCTCggcattgagcttcttgaggCGCGCAACCTGAGCATCGTAGTCTTGCTGTGCCTTGGTGGCATTTGCGCGAATGATGGAGGCTTCGCCACGGGCAGAATGGAGCTCGGATTCAAGTGCACGCACTCGCTGTTGAAGAGCGGATACAATGTCACCGGGCTGGCCAGTGTGTGAGGCTTGAGATGCAGGAAAGCGGTTCGGTGGAAGCGGCGGTCGAGCAAACTGGCTTGCCTGGATCGAAGGCTGGGGTTGGAACGCCTGGGAACCGGAAAACGGTGCATTCGAAGCTCCAATGCCCGGGGCACGGGGAATCAGCCCTGCACCTGAAGCGGAGCGAGCAGCTGGGTCGACGGTTGGATTCCATCGTGGATTCGGCACAGGAGGTATCGGTCGACGCTGAACTTGTGAAGCAGTTGGTTCCGGacggtgttggtgctgctgctttATTTGCTGCATGGAATTGTTGATGACTGGCCGGCCGATGGGGACACCAACATCGTTTGTGACTTCGGTATTGTCCAgatcatcgtcttcctcctcccaaCCATAGTTCGAAAGCCTTGTTGGCTCATcttgtgatggtgattgCTTTATCTGAGCTTGCGTGAGTTGGATGGCGTTTCGTTCGAGCTCTTGAAAGGCATTATCCGGCAGGTCGTCAAAGCCGTCATCGGAAAACTCGTCGGCGTCCATTGTGTGTGGAGGCGGAAAGCGGTGTCATTGCACTGCCTCCGCAAGCGATACGCAAGCCGGTGATGCAGATTGCGTGGACGCGAAACAGGCGTGcatgtggttgagatgaCTGGAGATGGAAATCGCCAAGTCGTCGCGCGGTCACGTTGTTGCCCCGCACTCACAATGGTACCGGGCAGCACAAAGCCGACCTGTCAAACCTGTCTAGTAGTATGAACATGTACACACCCCCATGGTCCAATGTAAGTTTGTCTGGTGTAAAGTCAAATCCCAGACAGGCAGAGAGACTGCGTAAAAAGAAAGAGCCGCAACTGCATACTTATGGACTCTGGCATTGAAGTACCAGCCCTAGCGCCGTCCTTATGACGCCTGGGCGGCTTTATAGTCGATATCTGTCCATGTTGCACATATATAGCCAAATTTAGTTCAAGATCAGTTCAATGGCCTCCCAGCTTTGTCCATCTGCGAATGTGTATTGGGTAGTGCAAGGTTATGGGAAGCAGGTTAGTCAACCTTATCAGCAATAGGCTCAAAACCGGCATACTTGAGTAGCCTAGGACGTTCATTGAACAAATTTCAATTTCCTCTGGCTGGCTATGTGCCTAGGTATATATAGTGTAAGTAATTCCCAAAGAATGACGGAAGCCCCAACATCTTGTGGGTAGTCAGATCGTAACAGATTATTCAGACCAATGATGAGTGGAGTTGGCAGTGCCAATTCAAGTAAGCTGAGGTCAAGACATAGCGGCCGCTATCAAATATCAAATGAACAAGGGCAATATGGAGACGAATATCTAACGAAGCAGacaagtgtctggtcgagACGGCCGAGAGCCAAAACTAGACGTCGAtgtgggtgttgatggtAGGACAAGGATGAAACGGGCCATATTTGTGCAACAGGACAAATTATTTGTATAGAGTAATAAAGAGTGTACAGAGGTATGCTAAGTGAGAATAGACTCGAGAGCAGGGACGGGGAGCCAATATCAAGGAGTGGTCTGAATCTTACAACAGAATTCCGAGCAATTCAGGCTCAGTACAGCGCCGCTCTGGAATAGTCGCGTGAGATGTCACGCGTGCCAGCTGGTCTCTAATTCCAATGAAGACGAAATGGTCAATAAGAGCTACACGACAGCGCTGTGTCCGAGATCTAAATTGATACGACCGTGTGCGACACTCGCCTCGTGGCGAAGCATGGCTTGTCGGGGTCTACGTATACCACGGCTTACTTCGCCCATACCACGAGATCTGGTATCTCGTAGCTTTTTGAGTGCCGTGAGGCGACCCGCAGCATCACTGTTCTTGGTCTACTCAAAGGGTCGGTATGCGACAGGCGAGCAAACGAAGACGTAAACGGTGGCGGCCTTGCCTCGAATTATGGAGAGCTAATCTTTCAAATTAGTTGCCTGGTGCTACAAGGTATCTGCAAGCATGGGAGACTCTGGTGTTTGACTGCTGGCATCCGGATGACCCGTCTGAGAATTCGACAGAGCTCAGGCTGCAAAGGCACATCAAAGCGCCAGACAGCAGCAAGCCCAACAGCAAGCTCAGGGATCGATATTGTCAGGCCGCGAAATAGAATCTGGAATAGCTTGCGAAATCGACCTCAATTGGGTCCATGAAGAACGGCAAATTGCTCCTCCAATCATTGAATGTGGTTGGCATGCAATGAACCTGTGCTTGCTTGTGATGAGGACCCAAACCGAGGGACCCACCAGTCCATCTGTGTTGTCCTGCTTGTACTCCGACTCAACGCGTTCACTCAAGTGAAGCACGCAGTTGGAGTGATATGGAGGTTATGAGGGACCAACAGCTCCCCATGCTCTCCCAATGCCACGCCATACATCTGTTGTGCAACCATTGCAGTCAAAGTTTTGCACAGCACTGCAATGCGACACCCTGAACATTGTTGTGGTAATACTTTTGGGTGATGCAAACCCCAATGGACAGCAATCGCAGGGTCCCAGGACAGCTGGCACAATCACTGTCCAGCCCGCCAAGAAGAAATCGGCATCTCCCAATTTCCCTGATGCACATTAGACATGGGCTTGTCTGGCTGCTTGTGGCTGAAGCCATGTCCGCCCCTGTCTCAAAAGGGAAAAACTGGCGATCTTTCTGAGGACGAGGTGTTTGAGACGGGATCACTAAACCTTTCAGCACAACACCAATAATTTAACTCGGCCATTTGTATTTAATTCCCCAAGTCCGAATATTTGCACCCTCAGATGCGGACCGTTGGTCGTTGGACTGGCCCGAATGGCTCCGTCACTCCGCTGCGACGGGTTAGCTCCATTCTGACGTAGGAGCGTCCCTTCAGCATGATGACGGAAACAGGGTTTTCGGGGCAAGCCACGAATCTCGAGCTGACACAAAGCATGGAGTATGGTAGCTACAGAGTAGCCTCGCAGCAGCCAAGCTGCAGGTTTGGGCGGCCGTACGGTGTTTGTTGCGAAGGGAATTCGGGGTATGAGACTGAATGAGGTTAGTAGCTGCAGCGCAATAGAGCAGTGTCTTTATTTCACGCCCAGTAGCTTTACGAAGCCAAGGTGAAATGCCTCCAAAGGCAAACGAAGTGATGTCCCGTGTCCATGTTTTAGGCTCAACGGTATTGTAAAATGTTGTGGGAAATTCAGAggtgaaccagacacaactCCACTTGTGTGCAGGCTTCAGTCTGCAGTACGAGCCTGCCCAGGCAAGACCAGTGGTGGCAGTCGCTCCTTCCCGTCAGTCCTTTCCCAGCCGAAGCTCCTTCCCAGGTCTCAGCCAACCACACCGCGCAAAAAACGCAAGCCTCAACCAGCCCCAGGCCCAGTGCCACCACTGGCACCAGTCGGACAGACGAGTCTGCCGCtccgcatcgtcatcaaGTCCGAACTGACCAACACAAATCTTCAAACCGCCAGCCCTGGTATCACGGACGACATTCTCAGTCCTACAGTTGAGCCCCTCCCCTCAACTTTCCCTTCCTCTTTGCTAGCGACGCCTTGGGCAGTCCAGCATACTTCCTTTCGCCTTGTCGGACAAGCTTACGGCTTTCTGCTGCGAGCAATTGCCCCTGCTACCTACGGCGCATCCCATTCCTTGTTTTCCGCTTCATTCTCTGACCTCACGACCTTCCGGACGAGCCGCGACAACCACTCAACGCACTGCCGCCACGACATATCTGCTGTGCCACAACCCTTCTCGGTAGATACTGAGCGCACTCGA
It encodes the following:
- a CDS encoding d-alanyl-d-alanine carboxypeptidase (similar to Colletotrichum gloeosporioides Nara gc5 XP_007278505.1) encodes the protein MRFTHLILLASTALAAPNEPCYANGQAGVCTTDASCTKAGGTTVKGACPADAANIKCCFKPKCNFGAAGNCRWASDCAGSSVGNLCPGPSQMKCCNSKATGFGGYKAPKIPALGACKKSSVEGAKKIVAAFPGRVREIGCVRSCKCPGTSDHCCGLATDMMCSDAGGVPTLSGKEIAEWVMRNRKTLKLKYVIWGQKIWHPVTDKNQEKPWEQWRTMDNRGDVTQNHWDHVHVSYNA
- a CDS encoding DNA repair protein Rad26 (similar to Cordyceps militaris CM01 XP_006667074.1); this encodes MDADEFSDDGFDDLPDNAFQELERNAIQLTQAQIKQSPSQDEPTRLSNYGWEEEDDDLDNTEVTNDVGVPIGRPVINNSMQQIKQQHQHRPEPTASQVQRRPIPPVPNPRWNPTVDPAARSASGAGLIPRAPGIGASNAPFSGSQAFQPQPSIQASQFARPPLPPNRFPASQASHTGQPGDIVSALQQRVRALESELHSARGEASIIRANATKAQQDYDAQVARLKKLNAEQLDKQTRIVEAAVAAEKTANTELQFLQRDMREVNDRARRRDTIVGGINTTPKKAAKSWGFADGFDEMDIAVSPSKGQGRGKTGSVAANVGERTPSKGKRKRPVMDSPITALETSTEDVVMGDDSRNNPKDSHPVVVAAPAAPFEFLQLVLDHGSFHQQPPTFDTLSRFTFPSDPATSFASMIFEKLPLMGNPYRPMQLLVDFTEYMVSLWTRCVEEQFWEPVKYLVSLISFTFDLHTTSVAPLVVPNLVPIAQSTILTLADARRRLPDGNLSNSTEYGFLEEHIDTKRLLGLLYASALSCSMTPIETDNGFEYTSNGFWALISMEMVYLLLTPKQKPSDVMGMLELLSTSVLPTSIGPISAEVEPAVISRAIIELVSAKLTEHPRIPLSPKQRRSIKLTALRTLIAFSLSPFGLLQLAVHENAIPRLVACLSAAIDELYDQPIPPNILPPLPDSLKQSLKLPESTASADLYRLISQSVLLIHKLVTDSSTANVVEVSQKLSMSHGGSQRYLLALGRLAFAEEDLVIEAGIEGEVVEAAHELLEMAVTPDEGETVSEAFGA